GAATCCTTAGGTCCCACACTTTAGGAGACAGTAAAACAGGCTGAGAAAACTGTTCATGTGCCAAGGAGGGCACATCTTCCAATGTCACCTGAGATGTAGCCAAGGAGGATAATGGAAAAGGGGGTAACTCCCTTGAGAGTGAAGACATAAGCTACAGCGAGCAAAGATTTGGGAAGCTCCCCACCCTTAAGGAGTTGATTTGGTACTAATTAAGGAACCCTCCCCATCTATAAGATAGGAAGTCCTTACAGTATCTTTTCACTAGATTTTAGAAATGATACAGACCAGTGATTTCTGTGTGTCTTCCCTTATTCCCCTTTCCAATTGGGCATTTTGACCCATTCCATCATTGTATATTGGGTATGTGGAGGGCAAATAATTTGACTTTTTAGTTCACTCATTCTGACATAGGTTCACTCATTGTGTTTCCTGCCCATCTCTTGAGTTTTTGACTCTACAGCCCTACACTAAGCTATTTGATGACATGAACTGAATTGGACTCCTGGAAGTGCAGTGGATCAAGGTCCATTCGACTGCCCCGGGCTGATGCCTGAGTTCTGTGGGTGACTTCACAATGCCCTGATGGTTCCCAGCCTCCTTCTGTAGTCTGTAGGTGGCCATGTTGGCCACCTTGTGGCTGCTTAGCCTTTCTCTCCCCACTTCGTGGGCCCAGATATTAGTCAGTTGTGCCTACAAGAGTCTCTGCCAGCAGGCCCTGCTCTCAGGCAATGATGTTGTCCTGCAGTGTGACCATCTCAAGGCATGCTGGTCCTCCTCTTCCGTTCTGGGGGAGGATCTCTTGTTGCTCTCCTCAGTGCCTAACATAAAGAAACTGCCTGGGGGCAACCTCCAATTGACCAACCCTCAGCCCTCCCCGACAGGCCTCTATCACTGTGAGGACAATGACAATGCCCTCGTGGTAGAGTGTGAGATTGATTTCCAAGATGTCACTACCCTACATATTATGCACAAAGGCCTGGGCCAAAAGCCCCTGCAGAATGAGACCCTGAGTCTGGGTGGCAAGGAGCTCATCTTCACCCACTGGGAGCCCTGGCAGGACTGTAACCGCTGTGGGGAGCCAGGTGAGTGCAAACACCTGGGGTACTGCTACATAGAGGAGCCCCTGGAAAAACGCATGCCCTGTTGGCTGTATCTGCAAGAAGAGAAGGTACAGTACAGACGCATGTGGCCTGAGATGCAGGTGGAAGCCTGCCTTATACCCTGCGACCACATCAAGTAAATCAAACAGCCGTACTTCACCTTTGACATTTGCCAGTTGGGCAAGTTGACCAACAACATGTGGCTCACCTGCCCCTTGGCCTCCATCTACAGGTGACTGGACCAGGAAAAAGCAGGGTCTCTCTCCCAGCCCATAAGCTTTCAAGGTCAATCTGTGCAGGAAGGGGTCTCTTCATGGGCTTGTTCGGTTGTTCATTCAGCAAGAATTCCTGGCTGCCCCTTCTGAGCCAGGCCCTGGGTAGGTGATGTTGAGGACAGAGTGGTGACCAACAAAGACCTAGTCCCTGCCCTTCTAGACTCCTGATATTCAGGGTAGGCCAAATGTAAAACCTAGAGACCAAGACATTCCGGCCCATGCTCATGCCAACATAGACTTTAGTGTGATTTCTGTCTCCTCACTGGACTCTGACTGATAGAATTTATCTATCCATCCTTGTACCAATGCTACAGTGTCTTAATTATTATACCTTTATAATAAGTCATGATATCGGTAGTATAGatttttcaactttgttcttcaagattgttttggttattcttgACCctttgtgaaaaaagaaaaaaaaattgaaatcagctTGTAGTTCCCATCCCaaaaaaatcctgtttttttttttttttttttttaaatcgggGCATCATTGAATCTAAAGATAAATTTGGGTAGAATCAATATtacaatatttagtcttccaatccatgaacattgtAAACACTTTCATTATTTAggctttctttaatttctcccagTAACGTGCAGTTATTAATGTAGAGgttttacatacattttattatatttgttcctaagtatttgatattttcatgcaagttgtgtcttttttttccaaattttgttgtatataaaaatatatttgatatttatatatgacCTTGTAACTAATTattttgctaaattcacttaccTCCAGTATAATGCTGAATGGAGAAGTTGATGGCAGACATCTTATGTTATTCTTAATATTTCACTATTAAATATAATTCTGCCCTAGATTTTTAATAGAACTTTAATAGAAGATTaagaaaattctttttcattcctaTTTTGCCAAGAGTTTTGAGCcatgaatgagtgttgaattttatcaaatgatttttctgcatctactgaaatgataatatggtttttctccttcattctgttagtgtggtgaattacactgattgatGTTCAGATGTAAAGCCAAccttgccttcctgggataaacccaattTGGTCATGATgtttatcctttttatttatcattggaagcaatttgctaatattttgcttagGATATTGTGTTCACATTCATGAAAAAATGGCCTGAATGATATTTTCCTTTGTTGTAATGTCCTTATAagtttttggtatcaaggtgattcATACCTCATcaaagtttggaagtgttccatcCTTTTTTATCTCTGGGAAGATTTTGAAAGATTtatgccatttctttttcttttttttttttttttttttttgcggtacgtgggtctctcactgccgtggcccctcccgccgcggagcacaggctccggacgtgcaggctcagcgaccatggctcacgggcccagctgcttcgcggcacgtgggatcctcccagaccggggcacgaacccatgtccccagcctcGGCAGGCaaactcaaccactgcgccaccagggaagccccgtctctTACACTCTTTTGTgtattttcctattgttttcctTAGCATGCTTCAATATAGATATTCTCTATGAACCCATATTTCATTTCCTCTCCTCTAATGTGTCCAAAAGATTGTTACCCCACCTAGTGAATCCTTAATTTcacaaattttatctttttattctagTGTTTCCATTTGATTCTTCTCTATAGATTCAAAATCCTCATCTTGTCATCTCTTAGACATACTAATCTAAGTGTAgactttatcttaaagtctacaCTTGTTATTAGCAGGAGGGTAGTCTGATATAAGCTACTCAAATGTAGCAGTGAGCAGAAATCTCACGCATATTATTTaaagaatagaagggaatttgGAGTCTCGTGTGAAATGTCTTGGATTTTACATGTTGGTCACAgatttaaatattctaaaaacaCCTTAGGGAGGCCAATTAAAACATTTCTTCAGGCTGGCTCCAGCTAGTGTGACTTCTCACCTAGATAAAGTGAAAGTTGGAAGTGAGCTTTCTCACTGTGTCCCCATAGCCCTGTTTACTTGTTTAGAAAAGATTCCCTGGGCTGaggagagagatagagagggagATAGATGGGGGGAAGCAATAGGGGTATAAATGTTAATATGTCTCAGACAGAGGGTCTTTATAAAGTTCTGGGAAGCAGACAAAAACTCTAGATGGTTTTGTAGACCTGAGAGCAGAAGGGATGTGTGACCCACTCTCGGGGTGAGGGTGGCAGCAAGATAACATAAGTGTACAGCTTATGCCAAACATAGCCTGTAAAATTCCCACATGGGGTAGGGGCATGACCAAGAGAGCCCCCAGCCATTAGAAGCCAGGTAGAGGAAGGCAGGCTATCTTAGCAAAGACCTAGATGAACCTCTGACCTCAGCCACTCAGCACTCTCCCCCTTGTCCTTTCCTCCTTGGTCACTCTGGCCTCCACACTCTTTACATATACTAATCAGGCAGCCATGTCAGGGTCCAGCCCTCTCCTGGAAATATCCTTCCTTCAAATACCCACATGGCTCTTTATCTCACCTCACTTAGGTGTTTGTGAAAGTTCCCCTCCTCAGAGAGTGCTCAGACAGGCCTGCTCATCCCTTCTAAAATAGCCCATCCCCACACACCAACATATTACTTTCCATCCTCATTTCCctgctctatttttctctttaacaatTACTACAGTTGATCCTTATTATTCAGGGATTCCACACTTGTGAATTCacctactcactaaaatttatttgtaacccccaagCCAATACCCTCAGTGCTCTCATAGTCATTTGCAGACATGCACAGAGTGATGAGAAAATTGAGTCACCTAACAATGAGCATTCCCAGCTGAGGCCAAACAAGGTGaccctctgccttcttgttttagCTCCCATACTGTGTTAGCAAGTATCGTTTTCATGGTCTATTTAGTGACatggtttttgcatttttgtgctattggtgattttgctgtttaaaatggcacCCAAGCATGGTGCTAAAATGTTCCTAAGTGCCTTATGAAGTAAATGCATGTGTTAGATTAGCTTTGTTCAGGCATGAGCTACAGGGCTGTTGGCTACAacttcaatgttaatgaatcaacagtaTATATTGTGTctttaaacaaaaacatacataaaacaaggttatgtgtTGATCAGCTGACAAAAATACTGTGACCAAAGGCTTATAGGACCCTAACTTTGTATTTCTCCTAGGACTACTGTTTCATTATCTTGTAATTCAGCGACTTTATAGAACATACTTCCAAGAATAATGAGAATCTACTGTATCTGACAttatgtttattatctgtctcttccACTAGAAGGTAAGCTCAAGGAGGGCAGAGGCTTTGTCTAAACTGTTTACTGCTTTGATTAGAATACCAACcagcacatgggcttccctggtggcgcagtggttgagagtccgcctgccgatgcaggggacacaggttcgtgccccggtctgggaagatcccacatgctgcagagtggctgggcccgtgagccatggccgctgagcctgcgcgtccggagcctgtgctctgcaacgggagaggccacaacagtgagagacccgcgtaccgcaaaaaaaaaaaaaaaaagaaaaagaaaaagaataccaaccagcacatagtaggcattcagtaaacatttgtgaaATGAGTGAACAATGGCAGTTCAAGCCTgcacaataattattttttaatatttatttatttatttggttgcaccaggtcttagttgcagcaggggGGCTCCTTTGttgcggctccagggctccttagttgcggttcgccagctccttagttgcggcctgtgggcttcttagttgcagcatgcgggctccttagttgtgccatgtgaactcttagttgtggcatgcatgtgagatctagtttcctgaccagggatcgaacccaggccccctgcattgggagcatggagtcttatccactgtgccaccagggaagtcccataattatttttaatttgagaacTGAGAAGAAGTTTAGGAAAGGGTTTGGGAAGTGGGCagttgagaaaaatatttgtttaaaatgaatCGAGTCATGCAGATATCTGTGGGACGACCAGCATGTGCAAAGATCCTGAGGCAAGAGCTCTTTACTTGCCTGATATGTTCAGGGGACTTCAGGGAGGCCAGCATGGCTGGAGCAGTTGGGTGGGGAAGGGTAGGATGTCAGAAGGGAACCAGAGAGGATTTATTCATCTCTCCATCCCTAGTACTAAGAACTGTGCTCagaacatagtaggtgttcagaaaAAATGTGTTGAATGTTCACATGTGACACTTTAACACCAAAGAAGGGGGATGGTAGAGAAAACCCTGAATAGACAAATAAAGTGTCCTGCTGACCAAGCAGAGTGGAAGGCTTATCACAGAAATGAAATAAGATTGTTAACTTGTCACAGAACAAATGTGGGAATTGTGACCTCACATCCCATGGGGGTGGACTACAGTTCATCCTGCTGCCCAGGGCTGAGACTTGAGTTCCATGGATGACCTCACAAAGTCCAGGGTGGTGCCCAGCCCACTGCCATAGTCCCAGTCCACCATGCTGACCACCCTGTGGCTGCTGCTCAGCTTTGCTGTCCCGGTGCTGAGGTCACACTTTTCCATCAGCTGTCCTAATCGGCATTGCCAACTGGCCCTACTCTCAAACAATGATATCTTCCTGCACTGCAATGCCTCTAGGGCACAGTGGCAGTTCTTCTTCCTACCAGTCAAGACCACCTGAACCAACAACCCCTTCACTAACTCCAACATGGAAACAATGCCCGATGGCAGCCTTCTCATTAGAAATCCATTGCCCTTGCAGACAGGCTTCTACAACTGCCAGGACAAGGATGGCAAGAAAGTGGTATAGTACAAAATTGACTTCCAGGATATTGAAACCATACATATCACACACAAAGACCTGGGCCAAGAGCTCCTGCAGAATGAGACCCTGATTCTGGGTGGCAAGGAGCTCATCTTCACCCACTGGGAGCCCTGGCAGGACTGTAACCGCTGTGGGGAGCCAGGTGAGCGCAAACGCCTGGGGTACTGCTACATCGAGGAGCCCCTGAAAACGCCTATGCCCTGCTGGCTCTATCTGGGAGATGTGAATCTGTGGTCCAGGCGCATGCGGCCTGAAATGCAGGTGGAAGCCTGCCACGTCCAGTGCACGTCATCAAATGTGGAATACGTCACTTTTGACAACTTCAAGCTCAGTGAGAAATTGGGATCTGCATGGCTCACCTGCCCCTTAGGATCCATCTACAGGTGATGGAAGCGAGTTctggccctgcccttggcccctTGCCAGGCTCTCCCCATCTGGGAGCCTTTGTGGGTTAATCTGTGCAGAGAGGGAGGGGTTCTACGTGGGTCAGCCCCGCAGGCTCTCTCCACtggcttctttatttatttatttattttttttgcggtatgcaggcctctcactgctgtggcctctcccgttgcggagcacaggctccgcggccatgactcaggctcagcggccccgccgctccgcggcatgtgggatcttcccggaccggggcgcgaacctgtgtcctctgcatcggcaagcagacgctcaaccactgcaccaccagggaagccccactggctTCTTTAGATATTCCTTTGGCAAGAATCTCCTGGTGCCCACTGAGTCACACACAGGTAGAACAGGGACAGCTAACACAGAGGGAGCGCTCAGCTGACTCCATGTCCAGCCCTGTGCTGCGTGGTGCTATGGACACGGCAGTCGTCAGGCAGCTGCAGGCCTGGCCCTTAGGAAGCCCCCAGCCCAGGGGGGAGACGGCCCAGGGTGGTCAGGGCTGGGATGGGAGAAGCCCAGGCAAAtgatggggctgggctgggggtagCCTGGGAAGCTGTGAGACTCTGAGGCCTCAGACTCATCTGGGAAGGTCAGCAAGCCCGGGAGGAGAGGACGGTGCCCCAGGGATGCCATCAAGACCTGTGCCCCGGCACTCCCATTCATGTTCTTGTCTTCCTGCCTGGAGCCCCTGGGAAATCTCCCCGTCCTCTCATTTTCCCCAGCCCACCTGCCCCTACCCCAGTAATAAGAACTACAACCACTCACAGTGCTGCGCTTTCCGCATGGGCTGGTTCCTGGACAAACTCTCTTAATAAACTCCAAGGAGGCccatttatagatggggaaactgcagCTCAGAAGGGTGCAGTCCTTGCCTGGGGGAATCCGTGGTGGGAAGTGGCAGCGCAGACCCCACAGCTCACATACTTGGCCATGGGGACCCTCTTGCCCTCCTTCCCCGCTTGCCAGTGGCAGCCTCTTCCTTGCAAGCGGGGAGCCGGAGCAACCTCTTGGGGCCTCTGCAGCCACAGACTCTGTGGAATCTGGCCTCACCGCCTCCGTCTGGTTTTCTTTCCCTCGCTCATCCCAGCTGTCActtctattcttctttttttctctctatatcTTTTtgtctccctttctcctttcttcctcctcctcaaagTATAAAAGTAACACCTGCTTCCTTAAAAAAGCCCACAATTCAGAAATGCAGGAATGTGCATGTGACCCCTCCTCCCAACTAGACCGGGACACCTACTCTGTGTCTTTGCCAGATAAGGAGCACCCAAGTGCCCATCACAAGGAACTTAAGAAGAGAGGTCAGTGAGGC
This genomic window from Mesoplodon densirostris isolate mMesDen1 chromosome 19, mMesDen1 primary haplotype, whole genome shotgun sequence contains:
- the LOC132480592 gene encoding LOW QUALITY PROTEIN: protein FAM187B-like (The sequence of the model RefSeq protein was modified relative to this genomic sequence to represent the inferred CDS: substituted 2 bases at 2 genomic stop codons) — protein: MLTTLWLLLSFAVPVLRSHFSISCPNRHCQLALLSNNDIFLHCNASRAQWQFFFLPVKTTXTNNPFTNSNMETMPDGSLLIRNPLPLQTGFYNCQDKDGKKVVXYKIDFQDIETIHITHKDLGQELLQNETLILGGKELIFTHWEPWQDCNRCGEPGERKRLGYCYIEEPLKTPMPCWLYLGDVNLWSRRMRPEMQVEACHVQCTSSNVEYVTFDNFKLSEKLGSAWLTCPLGSIYRPIIWEADNNPLTWKDQLSGQAVSTVLDTSNGSNRLQIFQPATYKCFVQHVLSAQFNPKSDLDILASLSTEDFEQQPEVEEAQKGKADSVLKGLRLMLLAGTVLGLLGALLKLFHPSRGRKRNQVLLVK
- the LOC132479601 gene encoding protein FAM187B-like — protein: MLATLWLLSLSLPTSWAQILVSCAYKSLCQQALLSGNDVVLQCDHLKACWSSSSVLGEDLLLLSSVPNIKKLPGGNLQLTNPQPSPTGLYHCEDNDNALVVECEIDFQDVTTLHIMHKGLGQKPLQNETLSLGGKELIFTHWEPWQDCNRCGEPGECKHLGYCYIEEPLEKRMPCWLYLQEEKVQYRRMWPEMQVEACLIPCDHIK